AGATGCTAGGAATTAGgactcataaggaggcatatagacacttgtttcactgtccattataattatccgggctgttatgccgtggtcgattgatgaattctgtgtcaattcccaacgtttcgtctccgactgcgggagacatcttcaagggggtcagtagcttgatggaaggtccaacacacccagtacagtcagtagcgagccagtgggtgtgttggaccttccatcaagctactgaccctcttgaagatgtctcccgcagtcggagacgaaacgttgggaattgacacagaattcatcaaccgaccatggcataacagcacggacaattataatgtacatgatatttccgcccgtgaaagtctacattttagtacttgtttcactgtcgctctacttgggagtggaacaggaaaggtaattaCTAGCAATTTCCTAAATACCGGGAGTGATTATGAGCTATAGATTCGCCAGGCCTTGTTTGTATTGCTCCTGATCTCCATATTTAAAACCTTCATTGTTTTGTAACACTGTACTGCGACTAGAAATTACAGAAATAGTGTCTTCACCCCTTTCTGTCGACTTCTTGTGGGAAATACAGGTGTTTGATATTGTATTGTTGAAGACACGTGGCTATCACCTGTGGCTATGGAAGGATGTCATGCAGTTGTGATTGACATGTAATGGGCGATATTTACCCGCTGCTGCTGAGCACAGATCACCTATGCCTAATACATGAATTTACGGTGCTGTGTAAGGGCAAATGGCTGTTAAGTGATGCCTTGTTTCAGAAACATTCACAATGGCAGCCGCCAAGGAGGTGCAAGAGGCTGCTGCTACGGATGCTGGGGAAGGGGACACGGTGACTCTGGTGGCCGGGGACACGCGGCTGGTGGCGCACAGGGCCGTCCTGGCAGACAGGAGCCCCGTGTTCGCCGCCATGCTCTGCCAGGACACGCCGGAGGCCAGCAGCAGTGTGGTCACCGTCCCCGACGTCGAGGGCCCGGTGCTGCACCAGCTGCTGGCCTACATGAACTCCCTCCATGCTCCCGAGATGCCCCGCATGGCCCCACAGCTGCTGGCAGCTGCAGACAGGTACGGCGTGTGGGGGCTGAAGGTCCAGTGTGAGGAGCAGCTGGCCAGTCAGCTGTCAGCAGAGAACGCGGCGCGCACGGCAGTGCTGGCAGTGAGGCACTCCTGTCCCAGCCTCGCAGAGGTCGCTGTCGCCTTCATAAAAGCCAACTCGCTGGTGTTTGCCACAGCGGGTTGGGCCGATGCGGTCCTCAACCACCCTGATGAGGTGGTCAAAGTGAGTCAGTTGCTCGGTGGGCCACTAACAGAAACCAGGTAAGTGCGACACAAGATGATCACCTGCACTCTGTCACCatatctgagtgtgtgtgtgtctgtgtgtgttcaaGGCTATAATGTTTGCCACTGAGTTTGTATAGATGTCTCTGTCCTGTAAAATGCAGCCTCATTGATGCCTACAACAGCCATTTGCTGCTACCTCAGAATACTTTTGTTGCCTGGCAGATTCAAAgagaattgttaaggctttcgtcaccacttgttgacaaactggctaCTGGCTTCTATCTCGAGTTCTTTGGCCgatgttcgtctgatgattttactgacgtttcgccagcacgagtggctgacattgtcaaagcttcaccctccactgccagtggtgaactggagcccaCCTCGCTGCCGCAGACgggatgactggacgatcaatcattACCAGGATGAAAGAACATAAGAGACATTGCAGATTGGGCCAGCTTGAGAAATCAGCCGCTTagtcagagaagctgtagaaatataaAAACACGTGAATGGCTTCAACAAGAAagcggaaagccttaaggtaaacggatcctggattcctgtcatgcagcgaacgaccgtcgcaggtagcaccGGAAATGACCATGGAAAAGCCCCCAGACATTGATGCAACAGGTACATATGGTCTCTGGCtgtgagctcggctccagttcatcaccggcaatggagggtgtagctttgacaatgccagccactcatgctgccgtaacatcagtaaaatcatcagacgaacatcGGCCAAAGAAACAGAgatagaagccaacaggcagttttgtCACATTCAGACATATCTCTAAATTTAACAGTGTTTACCAGCAGATGTCATGAAATAGCCCAAGTTTTCATAGCTTCAAAAATTTTGACCTTTAAACAGACCCTCCTTATTTGTTGTCACTATTAAATTGCATGTGTACAAAACGTTGCCCTATGGCTTTCTCCATCAGGTATCTCAACAAAGGTACAAACTCTTTGTATACagcatcagtcattttgctgtgggcacaaagatgtgttgttcagcacATAAGCCGAAGCAGTGATGTATCTAGTTTGGGGCCAAGACGAGCTGTGCCTCAGGCCTCATTCTGTGCACTGTACAGGTCACTAAAATCCTGTTTGCTTAAAGTAGAGTTTAAAGCGGTTTAGTGTGTCTTCTGCAACTGCTACTTGCAGTAAAATACCTAACAATAGTGTCACGTTGCGTAAACACAAGAAAAGATGATGACTAAGTGTGTCACTCATAACCAGCACCTGGTACAAAGTAGCCTACTGTAGCACAGATCATGTTGAGCAACAACATATTTACAGTTTTCGATAGATGATGTAGCTAATATAGacctgaggaaatcagttcatctaAAGTAGATAGTCAGAGCAATTGCTATTCCGAACTCGGTGTTTACAATCTGAAAATAATTTTCTCAGCACAATCCTTTATTGTCTTTAGACGGTACAGGAAAACTTTTTAACTACATTTAAGGCACAGCAGATGAAACAGTTCCTCATTAATGTCTTGTATAGAAGATTCGCAGAAAAGAAGGTGACGTGAGCGTCTGTGCACCCATGTGAGGTTGATCATTATGCATGCAACCTGTGACCAGCTCAAAGGATAAGAACCCAGGCCTAACGGCAGCTCTGGGTGCTCCCATACAGTGTGGAGTCTCCCCATATTGTTTCTCTCTGTTCAGCCATCATGCAGATCACACGTAACACTGACTCCCACAGAAGGGGTTTAGTGGTCAACATGCTTTGCTTGCTTCCTTGATGAAAAGGCGTCATATTTGTTTGCCTGtctttcaagttttctgtatctccACAAAACTGTCCAGTAAATACCACAGGATTTCCTTCAGATAGGGTGCTGCTGATGGCCTTCTCTACCCTACCCATTGCTGCTGCTGTACCTTCTCTGATAACCAGAACATTGAAGAGTCACTGATATTTAACTTCCATTTGTTCCACGCCACTTACTTATATATTCCCCTGAATTTCTGATAGCTAATAAAATTTTTGGCTAGACTTAAATATTTATGCAATACTTTGTGAATTTTACTTACTAGAAATTTTCTCTTTTGGTTAAATTGGCTGCACTTCCTAGATCATTGATAATTAACTTCTAGCCCCTATTGTTAATTATTCAGCCTGGTTCTCTCTTGTTTGGTTAGCATGACATGAAAATTCATGTTTGAAACACGAAATATATTAAAATTGCTCTACATTTTCTTTAAAGAAGCTGTTTTCGAAACACATCACCCATGAATATACTATCTAATcgcattaatgtgacaacctgtcaaaGACCTGAATAAGATCCTTTGGCAGCACAACGTATGTGGGAAGAGAatcaatgagtttctggaaggtacagacaggccAGCTGCACTAGGCTTCTCAGTTTAGAATCCATGACATGAACAGCACACTCGAGGTAGTCCCAAAGATCCTCAATTGGAGTGgtgagggggaaaggggggagtTGTAGGAAGGCTGggaaatatgaaaaagaaaatatgGTGCCTGAATCTAGATTTAACGTGATCAgcgaattgaaatggaaagaaggatgGCCTTTTAGAGGAATGTGACGATATCAACAGGATGAGGAAGTTGAGGAAAAGGTCAACGCTGAATAGCAACCCAGGAGTAATTTTGAAGAGTTCagtgatttacttgtgtcataattAGCAAAACAATAGCAACAATTATTCACTTTTGGAAGCCATTGTCACTCCCAGAAAATCAAGTGACAGGAAGAGAGTATACAACAATAGTGAATAGGTATCTCTGTATGTAAAAAGAGAGAAACAACTAATAATCATTGGGTTGCTGTAATAGGGGAAGGTAAAAAGAAATAGTTAAGAGACATTATAAGATTATTGGAAAGAATGAGAGAGGGGACAGTTTCCTAGAATTCTGAATTAAATATCTACTGGTAACAATAAACACGATCTTAAAGAGTCAAATCAGAAGAAAGTGGAAAAGGCCTCTTCTGCCTCAGCTCCTCAAGATATGGAGCACCTTGGTCGCGCCGCTGCAGTTTTGCATAACAGCCTGTCCCAGCATTGACGCACATATAGAGCAGAAACTCTACCTGTTATAGATTACTTTTCTGGCTGTTCCAAGAAATTTAGTGCTGATAGCACCACCTACGTTTATGGGAGatatgggggtggggggaggaactGAGTTTCTTCACATGAGAGTAACAATacggctccctgtagtaccatggctgttattccctgatgtcttcacataCTATtactctgtcccttcttcttgtcacagtTTCCCACATATGAGTATCCTCACCTGTTTTGTGGAGAACTTCCACAGTTCCTTTATCAGTTCACATCTTTCTATAGCCTCCCATTCTGAATGtggtattctcttttcttgcttttCTCACAGCCCACGATTCATTTTCATTCACTACTcagctccagatgtacattctcagatacTTCTTCTACAGATTAAGCTCTGTGTTTGGTATTTGTAATCTTGTTTTCTGAGGAATGTCGTATTACCCTGGTGGAGCAACTTTCATTGTCCCTCATGTCTATGTTGGTTGCTAGTGTGGTCCTTAATTTTCATAACTATGTTATCAATGTTATTTCTACTACTACCCAATACATTCATCTTTCTTTTGATTGTAAATCCTAatgctgtattcattagactgttcattccattcaaccgctctgtTGATTAATTCTTTCTCTTTTGCTAATGATAACAACACCATCAGCGAatcctttcattctgaattttaattctgtTCCTGATTCTCTTAAGTTGCAGCAGTGATACCTCGATTTTAGTTTGAAACGATTAGGGTGAACCATTTCTAGCATATTTTGGATTAGTTCCTCTTTCTTCCATTCCTATTTTTCCCTGTCGATTATTGTATATAACTATATATtacctgcatttcccctatttattAAACTATTTTTCAGGATTTTCTACgagttgcaccattttacactgccaaAGCTTCCTAAAGATAGACTAATCAAATGAACATTCCTTTATTTTTGGTAAATAttgcttccattaccaagtgcAAGTGCCTCTCTGaggcctttatctttcctaaatccaaacttatCAGACTATATAATAGATCTTAAATTTTCCTTACCATTCTATTGTATGTTGTTCTCGTCATaaatttggatgcatgagttgcCAAGCTGATTGTGTGGAAGTCTTCACTTATTGGCCTTTGCCTGCTTCTATAGTATCTGCATGACATTTTTTTCTGAAGGTCTGCTTGTATGTCCCTTGTCATAGGTTGTgcaaccaacttgaacagtcataTGGGTGTCACTTTCACCAAATGTCATAGAAATTCCAAAGTAATATTATCCAACCAGATTGTCTTGTTTGTGTGCAAGTATTCCAAAGCTTTTCTTAAGTTCTAATACTGAGTCCCCTATGTTTTGTTATTTGATGACCATTTTTTCTTGTGTCATGTCATCTGATAGTTCCTTTCACTCATAGAGGTCTTCACTATACTGTTTCTATCCTTGCTCTGCTCTGCTTTTAACAACGGAATTCCTTTCTAACTCTTGATCTTGAATGCTCACACTTTTCCAGCAACCATTTTGCTTTCTTTCCAGAACTTCCTTTCTCATTGGTTCCTTAGTGACCTGTAATGCTGTAGGGAACAGTTCCAGAAATGACATActattttaatgttttgtttttattcaaaaaatttaatcattttttattatgtaaacacttcaaaatccagGACATACACAAAAATGATTACAGATCATTAAACATGAAACtacaatattaagaaaaaattaagACAAGAAACTATGCCCATGTGTCATTTTATACTTACAATAGGGACAAAATGATAGTGCACAATTTTCTGAAATAGTAAACACCCTAAGCCAAAACGTCTTGAGGGTTTAATACATATCCATGCATATGTTTCTAAGGTCTTAAAAGATTTCTCACAAAATTCATAACTGTAGCTGGGATATCAGCATACTGTGAGCCCATACCTTACATCTAGTATATTTAATGCACGATTCCCCTGGTCTTGAATGGGAGAAGATAGTGCACTACATACAAACACAGTCATCTTCATCTGCACTGAGATCTGAGTTATAGGCTTCCACCCTGCTTAACTATTTTCTTTTGCAGGGTTGTCGACATATATCAATCCTCAGTTAATTTTCACTGGTGCACTTTCTCTTCTAGAAGCTTGTTGTTGGTACAGCTGCTCAGAAAGCCAGAAGAAACCAGAGTTATTTTACATGTCTTTAATGAGCATTGTACTGCAGCATGAACTGGAAATACTTCATCAAATGGTGCCTTGAGTCATCTAGAGCTATCTTTTACAAGTCTGAAAGCTGTTTGTGGAAGTATTCCTCTTCAGATGGTGAAATATTCTGTAAAACATGTGAACATGCAGGAAAATTGGAATATTCGTTGTCGCACCTAGGTGGATGTGAATTTTGGTCACCATGTACAGGCGAAGATTGTTTTCGTCCAAGCTGCCGGCCGAGCCCATTGCATACAGGGAGCATGCAGCACTGTGTGTCCCATGAGCCAGAGAGGCGGCCGCCGTTTATGCCTTCTTCTCACTCTCCTTTGGCAACAGGATGGcttggatgttgggcaggacaaaAGCCTATGTGGTGATGCCAGAGGGCAGCTTATTGTGCATCTTATTGTTGCAGATTGCAGGTCCAAGTGGTGCAGGGTGACGTATGTCTTATTGTTGCAGGCTACGACTCCATCCAGCTCAAGCACTCAGCTGCTAGGTACTCAGTGATGGCGGCGAGGTAGAATGGTGCCCGGGCACCCACAGGCCCTGCATAGTTAGCCTTGTGCAAAAGAGGGTGGATTCTGCTGACTAAGAACTgaagcccagccctgcttgagtgGT
This DNA window, taken from Schistocerca serialis cubense isolate TAMUIC-IGC-003099 chromosome 11, iqSchSeri2.2, whole genome shotgun sequence, encodes the following:
- the LOC126427166 gene encoding serine/threonine-protein phosphatase 6 regulatory ankyrin repeat subunit C-like isoform X2, whose protein sequence is MAAAKEVQEAAATDAGEGDTVTLVAGDTRLVAHRAVLADRSPVFAAMLCQDTPEASSSVVTVPDVEGPVLHQLLAYMNSLHAPEMPRMAPQLLAAADRYGVWGLKVQCEEQLASQLSAENAARTAVLAVRHSCPSLAEVAVAFIKANSLVFATAGWADAVLNHPDEVVKVSQLLGGPLTETRSLPGKESSRGLIQAAKEGAVEELRVLLATGAKVGARDEDMWTALHWAAERGHLEAVTCLVEGGAEVDVRDSRHNTPLHWAAYRGHVAVTRRLLDSSADPDARDKYGWTPLHCAARCGHTKVAAVLIDAGADTEARDAHGHEPCAIARQNGKQQLVEMLS